In a single window of the Amycolatopsis sp. cg5 genome:
- a CDS encoding iron-sulfur protein: MHSQRASCGSGEDLDFDGLAASVHRIERIQQLSGLRFGMTDAPGWLRCDDLLDAPERLRAWQGRLADWLGTQYDEVPARTVAAWIASWYLHVPARAAAVLFHHERRVPVSKLAFRLSDDRPHPAEIALLGDGFHCLPSDTAAARPEATVVADEQELAAALRDGYLAHATRFVDAYGPLSRLGRRSLWAAATDALDTALWSAGEPDAGVADAALVLGSRHAPLTAASTLRLTPEREWTRRLESCCFSYLLPSTPECDGCPRSTPKQS; the protein is encoded by the coding sequence ATGCATTCCCAGCGGGCCTCGTGCGGCTCCGGCGAAGACCTCGATTTCGACGGACTCGCCGCCTCGGTCCACCGGATCGAGCGAATCCAGCAGCTCAGCGGCCTCCGGTTCGGCATGACGGACGCGCCGGGCTGGCTGCGCTGCGACGACCTGCTCGACGCCCCGGAGCGGCTCCGCGCCTGGCAGGGCAGGCTCGCGGACTGGCTGGGCACGCAGTACGACGAGGTGCCCGCACGGACAGTCGCGGCCTGGATCGCGTCCTGGTACCTGCACGTTCCCGCCCGCGCGGCCGCGGTGCTGTTCCATCACGAGCGCCGGGTGCCCGTGTCGAAGCTCGCCTTCCGGCTGTCGGACGACCGGCCGCACCCGGCGGAGATCGCACTGCTCGGCGACGGCTTCCACTGCCTGCCGTCCGACACCGCCGCCGCGCGCCCGGAGGCCACGGTCGTCGCCGACGAGCAGGAGCTCGCCGCCGCGCTGCGCGACGGCTACCTCGCGCACGCCACCCGGTTCGTCGACGCGTACGGCCCGCTGAGCCGCCTCGGCAGGCGGTCGCTCTGGGCGGCCGCCACGGACGCGCTCGACACCGCGCTGTGGTCCGCTGGCGAGCCGGACGCGGGCGTGGCGGACGCCGCGCTGGTGCTCGGCTCCCGCCACGCGCCGCTCACGGCGGCCTCGACGCTCCGGCTCACCCCCGAACGCGAGTGGACGCGCCGTCTGGAGAGCTGTTGCTTCTCGTATCTCTTGCCGTCGACGCCCGAGTGCGACGGCTGCCCGCGCTCAACCCCCAAGCAGTCGTGA
- a CDS encoding TIGR03086 family metal-binding protein, with protein MADLYLSMTSAADAFKTVVTAVREDDLAKRTPCDDYTVRALLNHLLYWGPWLVAGGRKEPAPAVEGGETDNDLTRSDWAAALRKQTDELTDVFGKPGALDGMSKMGSVEMPASVIAGMALAELALHGWDLAVATGQELTIDEDTAADLYAAVDAMAEQARAMGVFGPEVPVPASSSTLDRALGLVGRDPAWRP; from the coding sequence ATGGCCGACCTGTACCTCTCGATGACCTCCGCCGCCGACGCGTTCAAAACCGTCGTGACGGCCGTGCGCGAAGACGATCTCGCCAAGCGGACACCGTGCGACGACTACACGGTGCGCGCTCTGCTGAACCACCTTCTTTATTGGGGACCCTGGCTCGTGGCCGGCGGGCGCAAGGAGCCCGCGCCCGCCGTCGAGGGCGGCGAGACGGACAACGACCTGACCCGGTCCGACTGGGCCGCCGCGCTCCGGAAGCAAACTGACGAACTGACCGACGTATTCGGCAAGCCCGGCGCGCTCGACGGAATGTCGAAGATGGGCTCGGTCGAGATGCCGGCCTCGGTCATCGCCGGAATGGCACTCGCGGAACTCGCGCTCCACGGCTGGGACCTCGCGGTCGCCACCGGACAGGAACTGACCATCGACGAGGACACGGCCGCCGACCTGTATGCCGCTGTGGACGCCATGGCAGAGCAGGCGCGGGCGATGGGTGTCTTCGGGCCGGAAGTGCCCGTGCCCGCCTCCTCGTCGACGCTGGACCGCGCGCTGGGCCTCGTGGGACGCGACCCGGCGTGGCGCCCCTGA
- a CDS encoding ATP-dependent Clp protease ATP-binding subunit, with protein MFERFTDRARRVVVLAQEEARMLNHNYIGTEHILLGLIHEGEGVAAKALESLGIALEGVRQQVEEIIGQGQQAPSGHIPFTPRAKKVLELSLREALQLGHNYIGTEHILLGLIREGEGVAAQVLVKLGADLNRVRQQVLQLLSGYQGKEPQESGSGRGEGTPSSSLVLDQFGRNLTASAREGKLDPVIGRGKEIERVMQVLSRRTKNNPVLIGEPGVGKTAVVEGLAQNIVKGEVPETLKDKQLYTLDLGSLVAGSRYRGDFEERLKKVLKEIKTRGDIILFIDELHTLVGAGAAEGAIDAASILKPMLARGELQTIGATTLEEYRKYIEKDAALERRFQPIQVGEPSLEHTIEILKGLRDRYEAHHRVSITDSALVAAATLADRYINDRFLPDKAIDLIDEAGARMRIRRMTAPPDLREFDEKIADVRRDKESAIDAQDFERAARLRDEEKTLLGQKGEREKQWKDGDLDVVAEVDDEQIAEVLANWTGIPVFKLTEEETTRLLRMEDELHKRIIGQEDAVKAVSQAIRRTRAGLKDPKRPSGSFIFAGPSGVGKTELSKALAAFLFGEDDALIQIDMGEFHDRYTASRLFGAPPGYVGYEEGGQLTEKVRRKPFSVVLFDEIEKAHQEIYNTLLQVLEDGRLTDGQGRTVDFKNTVLIFTSNLGTSDISKSVSLGFASGNDQGTKYEKMKQKVNEEMKKHFRPEFLNRIDDIIVFHQLTKDQIIQMVDLMASRVEKQLKAKDMELELTEKAKALLAKRGFDPVLGARPLRRTIQREIEDQLSEKILFGEIQPGQIIVVDVEGWSGEVEDRDDEAKFTFRGEARPTAVPDSPPVSIAASGEDAGEADAG; from the coding sequence ATGTTTGAGAGGTTCACCGACCGCGCGAGGCGGGTGGTTGTGCTGGCTCAAGAAGAAGCCAGGATGCTCAACCACAACTACATCGGCACCGAGCACATCCTCTTGGGTCTGATCCACGAGGGTGAGGGTGTCGCCGCCAAGGCGCTGGAGTCACTGGGTATCGCGCTGGAGGGTGTCCGCCAGCAGGTCGAGGAGATCATCGGCCAGGGGCAGCAGGCCCCGAGCGGTCACATCCCCTTCACCCCGCGTGCCAAAAAGGTGCTGGAGCTGTCGCTGCGCGAAGCGCTGCAGCTCGGCCACAACTACATCGGCACCGAGCACATCCTGCTCGGGCTGATCCGCGAGGGCGAGGGCGTCGCCGCACAGGTGCTCGTCAAGCTCGGCGCCGACCTCAACAGGGTCCGCCAGCAGGTGCTGCAGCTCCTGTCCGGCTACCAGGGCAAGGAGCCGCAGGAATCCGGCTCCGGCCGTGGCGAGGGCACCCCGTCGTCGTCGCTGGTGCTCGACCAGTTCGGCCGCAACCTGACCGCGTCGGCCCGCGAGGGCAAGCTCGACCCGGTCATCGGGCGCGGCAAGGAGATCGAGCGCGTGATGCAGGTGCTCTCGCGCCGCACCAAGAACAACCCCGTGCTCATCGGCGAGCCCGGCGTCGGCAAGACCGCCGTCGTCGAGGGGCTCGCGCAGAACATCGTCAAGGGCGAGGTGCCCGAGACGCTCAAGGACAAGCAGCTGTACACGCTGGACCTCGGCTCGCTGGTCGCCGGTTCGCGCTACCGCGGTGACTTCGAAGAGCGCCTCAAGAAGGTCCTCAAGGAGATCAAGACCCGCGGCGACATCATCCTGTTCATCGACGAGCTGCACACGCTCGTCGGCGCGGGTGCCGCCGAGGGCGCGATCGACGCGGCTTCGATCCTGAAGCCGATGCTCGCCCGCGGTGAGCTGCAGACGATCGGCGCGACCACGCTCGAGGAGTACCGCAAGTACATCGAGAAGGACGCCGCGCTGGAGCGCCGCTTCCAGCCGATCCAGGTCGGCGAGCCGTCGCTCGAGCACACCATCGAGATCCTCAAGGGCCTGCGCGACCGGTACGAGGCGCACCACCGCGTCTCGATCACCGACTCCGCGCTGGTCGCGGCGGCCACGCTGGCCGACCGCTACATCAACGACCGGTTCCTTCCGGACAAGGCGATCGACCTGATCGACGAGGCTGGCGCCCGGATGCGCATCCGCCGGATGACCGCTCCGCCGGACCTGCGCGAGTTCGACGAGAAGATCGCCGACGTCCGCAGGGACAAGGAGTCGGCCATAGACGCTCAGGACTTCGAGCGTGCCGCGCGCCTGCGCGACGAGGAGAAGACCCTCCTCGGCCAGAAGGGTGAGCGGGAGAAGCAGTGGAAGGACGGTGACCTGGACGTCGTCGCCGAAGTCGACGACGAGCAGATCGCCGAGGTCCTCGCGAACTGGACCGGGATCCCCGTGTTCAAGCTCACCGAGGAGGAGACCACCCGCCTGCTGCGCATGGAGGACGAGCTCCACAAGCGCATCATCGGCCAGGAGGACGCCGTCAAGGCCGTCTCCCAGGCGATCCGGCGTACCCGTGCCGGCCTGAAGGACCCGAAGCGGCCTTCCGGTTCGTTCATCTTCGCGGGCCCGTCGGGTGTCGGTAAGACCGAGCTGTCGAAGGCGCTGGCCGCCTTCCTGTTCGGCGAGGACGACGCGCTCATCCAGATCGACATGGGTGAGTTCCACGACCGCTACACCGCTTCGCGGCTCTTCGGTGCCCCTCCGGGCTACGTCGGCTACGAAGAGGGCGGGCAGCTGACCGAGAAGGTGCGGCGCAAGCCGTTCTCGGTGGTCCTTTTCGACGAGATCGAGAAGGCGCACCAGGAGATCTACAACACGCTCCTGCAGGTGCTCGAAGACGGCCGCCTCACCGACGGCCAGGGTCGCACGGTCGACTTCAAGAACACGGTGCTCATCTTCACCTCGAACCTCGGTACCTCCGACATCTCCAAGTCGGTTTCCTTGGGCTTCGCGTCCGGCAACGACCAGGGCACGAAGTACGAGAAGATGAAGCAAAAGGTCAACGAGGAAATGAAGAAGCATTTCCGTCCGGAGTTCCTGAACCGGATCGATGACATCATCGTGTTCCACCAGCTGACCAAGGACCAGATCATCCAGATGGTCGACCTCATGGCCAGCCGGGTGGAGAAGCAGCTCAAGGCCAAGGACATGGAGCTCGAGCTCACCGAGAAGGCGAAGGCGCTGCTCGCGAAGCGCGGCTTTGACCCGGTGCTCGGCGCCAGGCCGCTGCGTCGCACCATCCAGCGTGAGATCGAAGACCAGCTGTCCGAGAAGATCCTGTTCGGCGAGATCCAGCCGGGCCAGATCATCGTGGTCGATGTCGAAGGCTGGAGCGGCGAGGTCGAGGACCGCGACGACGAGGCGAAGTTCACCTTCCGCGGTGAAGCCCGCCCGACCGCCGTCCCGGACAGCCCGCCGGTCAGCATCGCGGCGAGCGGTGAGGACGCGGGCGAAGCCGACGCCGGCTGA
- a CDS encoding alpha/beta hydrolase, with product MFLRRCLAVLTALLVLTSGLPAWAATTTSWTDCGDGFECTTLQVPRDYRNPALGTIPLAVNRHRATDHAHRVGALLVNPGGPGGSGLGFAKRLLPRFPELAARFDVIGFDPRGVGQSGQVQCLTDEETRQDFEDARPLTFERGQAFAARFTAACVARSGNMLPYIGTESVARDMDQIRAALGEERFNYFGVSFGTFIGTVYANLFPKRIRVMALDGAYDPEAYANRPYTYDFWQYVEIEGALNRMLDWCARDASCPFGDGNPRAAFDRLVRSLDRDPVRDADGKVLANGSVLAYSMIFELNGGTSAWRGLAAELQEAATSRTGDLLYPLSDSSSFFAANVSVECADRVYPSGKFSLRAHLALEAATGPRLGPIAAYGPPGYDQSHANACQQWPAQRASRYPGPWNAPGSAPILVVGTTGDPDTPYRDAIALSRTLDNARLLTFVGEGHSGQGHSPCARAAITAYLVDRTLPAPGTRCTDNPTP from the coding sequence CGCTACTCGTCCTCACTTCCGGTTTGCCCGCCTGGGCCGCGACGACCACGTCGTGGACCGACTGCGGCGACGGCTTCGAATGCACGACCCTGCAGGTGCCCCGCGACTACCGGAACCCGGCGCTGGGCACCATCCCGCTCGCGGTGAACCGGCACCGCGCGACCGACCACGCGCACCGCGTCGGCGCGCTGCTGGTCAACCCTGGCGGCCCCGGCGGCTCCGGGCTCGGCTTCGCCAAACGCCTGCTGCCCCGGTTCCCCGAACTCGCGGCCCGCTTCGACGTGATCGGCTTCGACCCGCGCGGGGTCGGGCAGAGCGGGCAGGTCCAGTGCCTGACGGACGAAGAGACCCGGCAGGACTTCGAGGACGCGCGGCCGTTGACCTTCGAACGCGGCCAGGCCTTCGCCGCCCGGTTCACCGCGGCCTGCGTGGCACGCAGCGGGAACATGCTGCCGTACATCGGAACCGAGTCCGTCGCGCGCGACATGGACCAGATCCGGGCGGCACTCGGCGAGGAGCGGTTCAACTACTTCGGCGTCTCGTTCGGCACGTTCATCGGCACGGTCTACGCCAACCTCTTCCCCAAGCGCATCCGCGTGATGGCGCTGGACGGCGCCTACGACCCCGAGGCATACGCGAACCGGCCGTACACCTACGACTTCTGGCAGTACGTCGAAATCGAAGGCGCGCTCAACCGCATGCTCGACTGGTGCGCCCGCGACGCTTCTTGCCCCTTCGGCGACGGCAACCCCCGCGCCGCCTTCGACCGCCTCGTCCGTTCGCTGGATCGCGATCCGGTCCGCGACGCCGACGGCAAAGTCCTCGCCAACGGCTCGGTGCTGGCGTACAGCATGATCTTCGAGCTCAACGGCGGCACATCCGCGTGGCGCGGACTGGCCGCGGAACTCCAGGAAGCCGCGACCTCCCGCACCGGCGACCTGCTCTACCCGCTGAGCGACTCCTCGAGCTTCTTCGCCGCGAACGTCTCGGTGGAATGCGCCGACCGCGTCTACCCGTCAGGGAAGTTCTCGTTGCGCGCCCACCTCGCGCTCGAAGCCGCCACCGGCCCACGCCTCGGCCCGATCGCCGCCTACGGCCCGCCCGGCTACGACCAATCCCACGCCAACGCTTGCCAGCAATGGCCCGCCCAGCGCGCCAGCCGCTACCCCGGGCCCTGGAACGCACCCGGCTCGGCCCCGATCCTGGTCGTCGGCACCACCGGCGACCCGGACACCCCCTACCGCGACGCCATCGCGCTCTCCCGGACCCTGGACAACGCCCGCCTCCTCACCTTCGTCGGCGAAGGCCACTCCGGCCAGGGCCACAGCCCCTGCGCCCGCGCGGCCATCACCGCCTACCTCGTCGACCGCACCCTCCCGGCCCCCGGTACCCGCTGCACCGACAACCCCACCCCCTGA
- a CDS encoding Hsp70 family protein — protein MDVLGIDFGTSSTVASIAVGGQLPRPIEFDASMTMSSAIFVNDDGTLVVGREAERKARLDPSRFEPNPKRRIDEGTLRLGTHDVRVTDAFAAVLRRVREEAERALGGLSPGQVRISHPARWGTAHQAVLREAAALAGFGGTMLLVPEPVAAAAHYSATAGRPLGPLAVYDLGAGTFDCAVVHGFSVLADDGFADLGSIDIDDALLMHIGREVSHRDPQQWQRILRPVSTSDRRDRRALLQDVKGAKESLSRHTSTAVPMPEPFQDVMVTRVELEALVRPSFLRSAELFAATIRAAGLTPRQLGGVYLVGGPSRMPLLASLLHHQIGIPPATRDQPETAVALGLHHVPAAGGFGDLTVPAFAPVQPPAHPPTHRPW, from the coding sequence ATGGACGTGCTGGGGATCGATTTCGGGACTTCGAGCACGGTCGCGTCGATAGCGGTCGGCGGGCAGTTGCCGCGCCCGATCGAATTCGACGCCTCGATGACCATGTCTTCGGCGATCTTCGTCAACGACGACGGCACCCTCGTCGTCGGCCGCGAAGCCGAGCGCAAAGCCAGGCTCGACCCGAGCCGATTCGAGCCCAACCCGAAACGCCGCATCGACGAGGGCACCCTGCGCCTCGGCACACATGACGTCCGCGTCACCGACGCCTTCGCCGCGGTACTCCGTCGCGTCCGGGAAGAGGCCGAGCGCGCGCTCGGCGGCCTTTCCCCCGGCCAGGTCCGCATCTCCCACCCGGCGCGCTGGGGCACCGCGCACCAGGCCGTGCTGCGCGAAGCCGCCGCGCTGGCAGGCTTCGGCGGGACCATGCTCCTGGTGCCCGAGCCGGTCGCGGCCGCCGCGCACTACTCGGCGACAGCGGGCCGTCCCCTTGGCCCGCTGGCGGTCTACGACCTCGGCGCCGGCACCTTCGACTGCGCGGTCGTGCACGGCTTTTCGGTGCTGGCCGACGACGGTTTCGCCGACCTGGGCAGCATCGACATCGACGACGCCTTGCTGATGCACATCGGCCGTGAGGTCTCGCACCGCGATCCCCAGCAATGGCAACGAATCCTGCGCCCGGTCAGCACATCGGACCGCCGTGACCGGCGCGCGCTGCTGCAGGATGTCAAGGGCGCCAAGGAAAGCCTGTCGCGCCACACCTCGACGGCCGTTCCGATGCCCGAACCGTTCCAGGACGTGATGGTCACCCGCGTGGAGCTGGAAGCCTTGGTACGCCCCAGTTTCCTGCGCAGCGCGGAACTCTTCGCGGCGACGATCCGGGCCGCCGGGCTCACGCCGCGACAACTGGGTGGCGTCTACCTCGTCGGCGGGCCGAGCCGGATGCCGCTGCTCGCTTCCCTGCTGCACCACCAGATCGGCATCCCACCTGCCACCCGCGACCAACCCGAAACCGCGGTCGCGCTGGGCCTGCACCACGTCCCGGCGGCCGGTGGCTTCGGAGACCTGACGGTCCCGGCCTTCGCCCCGGTCCAGCCGCCCGCGCACCCGCCCACCCACCGCCCCTGGTGA